The Rana temporaria chromosome 4, aRanTem1.1, whole genome shotgun sequence genome contains a region encoding:
- the LOC120936054 gene encoding alpha-1,4-N-acetylglucosaminyltransferase-like: MLKQLKICTIFFIVVVIAYVSRTSFKSKIGLISDLLLSKYFAISNSTNSFGASNILREGNGILFMETTDKMNPPSLVLCAIESAARVYPDRPVVFFMKGLENITSEEDKKRAKQQFPTLSSYSNVYLFPLRMDQLFNNTPLKPWFDKVNPEKEVYWTHVSSDACRIALMWKYGGIYMDTDVISLRPIPQDHFIAAQEATIISNGVFGLSSHYQLTWQFMENFVENYRGEIWGHQGPGVFTRVVKKLWGMPVFNSTDDVMCGNISYFHPQRFYPIHYPSWRRYFDVWENLPTFNDSYALHLWNFMNKEGKSMVPGSNTLVEHLYQKQCPTTYEYILRNK; the protein is encoded by the exons ATGCTGAAAcaactaaaaatatgcactatatTTTTTATAGTGGTGGTTATAGCCTATGTTAGCAGGACCTCTTTTAAATCTAAAATTGGTCTAATTTCGGATCTCCTCCTTTCCAAGTACTTTGCAATCTCGAACAGCACCAATTCGTTTGGTGCTTCCAACATTCTAAGAGAAGGAAATGGAATCTTATTTATGGAGACCACGGACAAAATGAATCCACCATCCCTGGTACTTTGTGCCATTGAATCAGCCGCACGAGTCTACCCTGACCGACCGGTGGTCTTCTTCATGAAAGGACTGGAGAATATTACCAGCGAGGAAGACAAAAAGAGAGCAAAACAACAATTTCCAACCCTGTCGTCTTATAGCAATGTGTATCTCTTCCCTCTGAGAATGGATCAGTTATTTAATAACACACCACTTAAGCCGTGGTTTGATAAG GTAAACCCTGAAAAAGAAGTCTACTGGACCCATGTGAGCTCAGATGCCTGTAGGATTGCCCTAATGTGGAAATACGGTGGAATTTACATGGATACTGATGTCATCTCACTTCGTCCAATACCCCAGGACCATTTTATAGCAGCCCAGGAAGCCACAATTATTAGCAATGGTGTTTTTGGCCTTTCCTCACATTACCAGTTGACATGGCAGTTTATGGAGAACTTTGTTGAGAACTACAGGGGAGAAATATGGGGACACCAAGGACCAGGGGTTTTCACTCGTGTGGTGAAGAAATTGTGGGGCATGCCCGTATTTAACTCTACGGATGATGTCATGTGTGGAAACATCAGTTATTTTCATCCTCAACGTTTCTACCCCATCCATTATCCATCATGGAGAAGGTATTTTGACGTCTGGGAGAATTTGCCAACTTTTAATGACTCCTATGCCTTACATCTTTGGAATTTCATGAATAAAGAAGGTAAATCTATGGTACCTGGAAGCAACACGTTGGTGGAACACCTCTACCAGAAACAATGCCCTACCACCTATGAATATATCTTGAGAAATAAATGA